A window of the Natronomonas salina genome harbors these coding sequences:
- a CDS encoding aldehyde ferredoxin oxidoreductase family protein, which translates to MTDLGGFHDHVARVDLTDGSVDYEGIDQEDAEKYIGARGLGVKYVFDNGPDVDPMGPDNLLAFMNGPLTGTQTTMSGRIAVCTKSPLTGTVTDSHHGGWSGARLKWAGFDGLLFEGQAEDPVYAVVEDGEVELRDASHLWGSGVHDTRDELEAEVDGSYGKNLSMMAIGQGGENGVKYACIVNEDDRASGRGGTGAVMGSKNLKAVVVKSTTKMPKPADSETFKEGHKQAMEVIQESEVTAPNEGGLSLYGTNVLMNATEEMSGLPTRNGRYTSTQDEADADPDDPNIDSENVSGENVRENILVDEPTCHSCPVACKKEVEVDVEHKGEDMNVRMESYEYESAWALGPNSMNDDRDKIAVMIDQCNDYGIDTIDTGNMLAMAMEASEKGYIDEGIEWGDVDEMIDMVERIAHREGDLADVLAEGASGVADALDAHDCRLDVKGQTMAAYDPRCMKGMGIAYATSNRGACHLRAYTPAAEILGIPEKVDPVEWEGKAELSATFQDMHAISDSFDICKFNAFAEGIEEYVMQYNGMTGRDVGEEELMRAGERVWNLERYYNNLAGFDGADDSLPDRFVEGHEDAVPGQGGVEGSLVELDRMKDAYYEHRGWVDGVVTDEKLDELDIDVGPGTGVSAGDSPAPADD; encoded by the coding sequence ATGACAGACCTAGGCGGATTCCACGACCACGTCGCTCGCGTCGACCTGACCGACGGGAGCGTCGACTACGAGGGGATAGATCAGGAGGACGCCGAGAAGTACATCGGCGCGCGGGGGCTGGGCGTCAAGTACGTCTTCGACAACGGTCCGGACGTCGACCCGATGGGCCCCGACAACCTGCTGGCGTTCATGAACGGCCCGCTGACGGGCACCCAGACGACGATGAGCGGACGCATCGCCGTCTGCACGAAGTCGCCGCTGACCGGCACCGTAACCGATAGTCATCACGGCGGCTGGTCCGGCGCGCGGCTGAAGTGGGCGGGCTTCGACGGCCTGCTGTTCGAGGGGCAGGCCGAGGACCCGGTGTACGCCGTCGTCGAGGACGGCGAGGTCGAACTCCGGGACGCCTCGCACCTCTGGGGCTCCGGCGTCCACGACACCCGGGACGAACTCGAGGCCGAGGTCGACGGGAGCTACGGGAAGAACCTCTCGATGATGGCCATCGGCCAGGGCGGCGAGAACGGCGTCAAGTACGCCTGCATCGTCAACGAGGACGACCGTGCCTCGGGCCGGGGCGGCACCGGCGCCGTGATGGGCTCGAAGAACCTCAAGGCCGTCGTCGTCAAGTCCACGACGAAGATGCCGAAACCCGCGGATTCGGAGACGTTCAAGGAGGGCCACAAGCAGGCGATGGAGGTCATCCAGGAGTCGGAAGTCACCGCGCCCAACGAGGGCGGCCTCTCGCTGTACGGCACCAACGTCCTGATGAACGCCACCGAGGAGATGTCTGGGCTGCCGACCCGGAACGGGCGGTACACCTCGACCCAGGACGAGGCCGACGCGGACCCCGACGACCCGAACATCGACTCCGAGAACGTCTCCGGCGAGAACGTCCGGGAGAACATCCTCGTCGACGAGCCGACCTGCCACTCCTGTCCGGTGGCCTGCAAGAAGGAGGTCGAGGTCGACGTCGAGCACAAGGGCGAGGACATGAACGTCCGGATGGAGTCCTACGAGTACGAGTCGGCGTGGGCGCTCGGTCCGAACTCGATGAACGACGACCGCGACAAGATCGCGGTGATGATAGACCAGTGCAACGACTACGGGATCGACACCATCGACACCGGGAACATGCTCGCGATGGCGATGGAGGCCTCCGAGAAGGGCTACATCGACGAGGGCATCGAGTGGGGCGACGTCGACGAGATGATCGACATGGTCGAGCGCATCGCCCACCGGGAGGGCGACCTCGCTGACGTCCTCGCCGAGGGCGCCAGCGGCGTCGCCGACGCCCTCGACGCCCACGACTGCCGGCTCGACGTCAAGGGCCAGACGATGGCCGCCTACGACCCGCGCTGCATGAAGGGGATGGGCATCGCTTACGCCACCTCGAACCGCGGGGCCTGCCACCTGCGGGCCTACACCCCGGCGGCCGAGATCCTCGGCATCCCCGAGAAGGTCGACCCCGTCGAGTGGGAGGGGAAGGCCGAACTCTCGGCGACGTTCCAGGACATGCACGCCATCAGCGACTCCTTCGACATCTGCAAGTTCAACGCCTTCGCGGAGGGCATCGAGGAGTACGTCATGCAGTACAACGGCATGACCGGCCGCGACGTCGGTGAGGAGGAGCTGATGCGGGCCGGCGAGCGCGTCTGGAACCTCGAGCGCTACTACAACAACCTCGCCGGCTTCGACGGCGCCGACGACTCGCTGCCGGACCGGTTCGTCGAAGGTCACGAGGACGCCGTCCCCGGCCAGGGTGGCGTCGAGGGGAGCCTGGTCGAACTCGACCGGATGAAGGACGCCTACTACGAGCACCGCGGCTGGGTCGACGGCGTCGTCACCGACGAGAAGCTCGACGAACTCGACATCGACGTCGGGCCCGGCACCGGCGTCTCCGCCGGCGACAGCCCTGCTCCCGCGGACGACTGA
- a CDS encoding sodium:solute symporter family protein, which translates to MTATLQLGIIVGYLLVALAVGLVAYRLTDRTAEDFYLASRTFGTVVLLFTVFATLLSAFTFFGGPDNAYAFGPEWILVMGLMDGVIFAVLWYVVGYKQWLLGHRHGYVTLGEMLGDRFGSTALRALVAVVSLFWLFPYVMLQQIGAGAALASLTGGTFPFWAGATLVTVFMILYVALAGMRGIAWTDTLQGAFMLVMVWAAMLWVLVAVDGGIATINAGLEETNPEFLALGGGFYTPATMLTFAISIAFGVAMFPQVNQRFFAASSETVLKRSFALWPVLVLLLFVPAFILGTWAAGLGLEADVTAGESILPVLLGEYTPAWFAALVIAGAIAAMMSSSDSMLLSGSSYFTRDLYRPLVDETISPTREDLLARAGVAVFATAALAASIWAEASAFGGGTVGSILVSIGDLAFGGFAQLALPVIVAMYWRKTTRPGMIAGIVAPQAVYVLFNFVDPVTVGSVTLFADAYLGWGVSIYCMLLGLLVTVGVSAATVQSPEEDTDLYFEGLTAD; encoded by the coding sequence GTGACGGCGACCCTCCAGCTCGGCATCATCGTCGGCTACCTGCTCGTCGCGCTGGCGGTCGGGCTCGTCGCCTACCGGCTCACCGACCGCACCGCCGAGGACTTCTACCTGGCGAGCCGGACGTTCGGCACGGTCGTCCTCCTGTTCACCGTGTTCGCGACGCTGCTGTCGGCGTTCACCTTCTTCGGCGGCCCCGACAACGCCTACGCGTTCGGTCCGGAGTGGATCCTCGTCATGGGGCTGATGGACGGGGTCATCTTCGCCGTCCTCTGGTACGTCGTCGGCTACAAGCAGTGGCTCCTCGGCCACCGGCACGGCTACGTGACCCTCGGGGAGATGCTCGGCGACCGCTTCGGGTCGACCGCCCTCCGGGCGCTCGTCGCCGTCGTCTCGCTGTTCTGGCTGTTCCCGTACGTGATGCTCCAGCAGATCGGCGCCGGCGCCGCCCTCGCGTCGCTCACCGGCGGCACCTTCCCCTTCTGGGCCGGCGCGACGCTCGTCACCGTCTTCATGATCCTCTACGTCGCGTTGGCGGGGATGCGCGGCATCGCCTGGACCGACACCCTCCAGGGCGCCTTCATGCTCGTGATGGTGTGGGCGGCGATGCTGTGGGTCCTCGTGGCCGTCGACGGCGGGATCGCGACGATCAACGCCGGTCTTGAGGAGACGAACCCCGAGTTCCTCGCACTCGGCGGCGGCTTCTACACGCCGGCGACGATGCTCACCTTCGCCATCTCCATCGCCTTCGGCGTCGCGATGTTCCCGCAGGTGAACCAGCGGTTCTTCGCCGCGTCCTCCGAGACCGTCCTCAAGCGGTCGTTCGCCCTGTGGCCCGTCCTCGTCCTGCTGCTGTTCGTCCCCGCGTTCATCCTCGGGACCTGGGCCGCCGGACTGGGCCTCGAGGCCGACGTCACCGCGGGCGAGAGCATCCTGCCGGTCCTGCTGGGCGAGTACACCCCGGCGTGGTTCGCGGCGCTCGTCATCGCCGGCGCCATCGCCGCGATGATGTCCTCGTCGGACTCGATGCTCCTCTCGGGGTCCTCGTACTTCACCCGCGACCTCTACCGCCCGCTGGTCGACGAGACCATCTCGCCGACCCGCGAGGACCTGCTAGCCCGCGCGGGTGTGGCGGTCTTCGCGACCGCGGCGCTGGCGGCGAGCATCTGGGCGGAGGCCTCGGCGTTCGGCGGCGGGACCGTCGGTTCCATCCTCGTCAGCATCGGCGACCTCGCGTTCGGCGGGTTCGCCCAGCTGGCCCTGCCCGTCATCGTCGCGATGTACTGGCGGAAGACGACACGCCCGGGGATGATCGCCGGGATCGTCGCCCCGCAGGCCGTCTACGTCCTGTTCAACTTCGTCGACCCGGTGACCGTCGGGTCGGTCACCCTCTTCGCCGACGCCTACCTCGGCTGGGGCGTCTCTATCTACTGCATGCTGCTCGGCCTGCTGGTGACCGTCGGCGTCTCGGCGGCCACCGTCCAGTCGCCGGAGGAGGACACCGACCTCTACTTCGAGGGCCTGACCGCGGACTGA
- a CDS encoding DUF5305 family protein: protein MLPDGLEASADRRAGDDPSALDRARVRLDDHLPVVLTALLVVALVGGWLTFAAYAAPVTEERVAGSVDGEGGYDYGATVQRDNPVYPVGTRLDDRRNFVVRMAPELNGTYTHDYRATDVEDVAVETTLSLQLRSVDGGDVYWETSERLATEGVEGPAGTVVVPFSLDVEALSERVEEIEGEVGGTPGTVEATLLARTHTTGMVDEQPVAGVETTRLPLDAKGNTYTVLDEEHTAESRPVLVKHRTVRGSGDPLGAVGGPLALVAGLGGLAALAVGRLLGRVSPPDHVRRRVLERRTRDELDEWITRGRVPGELRTGPLVEADTLGGLVDVAIDGDERVIEDVGDGSYYVIDGGTVYVFRPTGSWVSASEQGEASVRD from the coding sequence GTGCTTCCTGACGGCCTCGAGGCGTCCGCCGACCGCCGAGCCGGCGACGACCCGTCGGCTCTCGACCGCGCTCGCGTGCGCCTGGACGACCACCTCCCGGTCGTCCTCACGGCGCTGCTCGTCGTGGCCCTCGTCGGCGGGTGGCTCACGTTCGCCGCCTACGCGGCGCCGGTCACCGAGGAACGCGTCGCCGGGTCCGTCGACGGCGAGGGTGGGTACGATTACGGTGCGACCGTCCAGCGTGACAATCCCGTCTACCCGGTGGGGACGCGCCTCGACGACCGGCGGAACTTCGTCGTCCGGATGGCGCCGGAGCTGAACGGCACCTACACGCACGACTACAGGGCCACCGACGTGGAGGACGTGGCGGTCGAGACGACCCTCTCGCTGCAGCTCCGCTCCGTCGACGGCGGGGACGTCTACTGGGAGACCTCGGAGCGACTCGCGACCGAGGGCGTCGAGGGGCCTGCGGGCACGGTCGTCGTTCCCTTCAGCCTCGACGTCGAGGCGCTCTCCGAGCGGGTCGAGGAGATCGAGGGGGAGGTCGGCGGCACGCCCGGGACGGTCGAGGCGACGCTGCTCGCCCGGACCCACACGACGGGGATGGTCGACGAGCAACCCGTCGCTGGCGTCGAGACCACGAGATTACCCCTCGACGCGAAGGGGAACACCTACACGGTTCTCGACGAGGAGCACACCGCCGAGTCCAGACCCGTGCTCGTCAAGCATCGGACGGTCCGCGGGTCGGGCGATCCGCTGGGGGCAGTCGGCGGCCCGCTCGCGCTCGTCGCTGGGCTGGGAGGACTGGCTGCCCTCGCGGTCGGTCGCCTCCTGGGGCGGGTCTCACCGCCCGACCACGTCCGGCGACGCGTCCTCGAACGACGGACCCGCGACGAACTCGACGAGTGGATCACCCGCGGCCGCGTGCCGGGGGAACTCCGTACCGGTCCGCTCGTCGAGGCCGACACCCTGGGCGGCCTCGTCGACGTCGCCATCGACGGCGACGAGCGCGTCATCGAGGACGTCGGTGACGGGTCCTACTACGTCATCGACGGCGGGACGGTGTACGTATTCAGGCCGACCGGGTCGTGGGTGTCGGCATCGGAGCAGGGCGAGGCCAGCGTCCGGGACTGA
- a CDS encoding SRPBCC family protein: protein MTTASEDAAPKAEAEEAVEESAAEADLRGWERAASTALGGFMLVGGLRRRSLAGLASAGVGGALLYRGLGDWSPLQRGGRDAESEVYRSDPSAAERPGGVERSIIVGKPAEELSEYWQDAEHLSRLLGEFAEVSDAEGNRLRWEMTGPLGRKFSWETRTMLDRPGEELRWRSTGDAAVANEWTVRFEELADGEETKVTLTVALDPPGGAVGRAIAGRLLPEAAVGTILDRFKSLVETGEIPSLEKNPSARGTGDRI, encoded by the coding sequence ATGACGACCGCCAGCGAGGACGCGGCGCCGAAGGCCGAGGCCGAGGAGGCCGTCGAGGAGTCGGCCGCCGAGGCCGACCTCCGGGGCTGGGAGCGGGCCGCCTCGACCGCCCTCGGCGGCTTCATGCTGGTCGGCGGGCTCCGGCGCCGGTCGCTGGCCGGCCTCGCCAGCGCCGGCGTCGGCGGCGCGCTGCTGTACCGTGGGCTCGGCGACTGGAGCCCGCTCCAGCGCGGCGGCCGCGACGCCGAGTCCGAGGTGTACCGGAGCGACCCGTCGGCCGCCGAGCGCCCGGGCGGCGTCGAGCGCAGCATCATCGTCGGGAAACCGGCGGAGGAGCTCTCGGAGTACTGGCAGGACGCCGAACACCTGTCCCGGCTGCTCGGCGAGTTCGCCGAGGTGAGCGACGCCGAGGGCAACCGCCTCCGCTGGGAGATGACGGGACCGCTCGGCCGGAAGTTCTCGTGGGAGACCCGGACCATGCTGGACCGCCCCGGCGAGGAACTCCGCTGGCGCTCCACGGGCGACGCGGCGGTCGCCAACGAGTGGACCGTCCGCTTCGAGGAACTGGCGGACGGCGAGGAGACCAAGGTGACGCTGACGGTCGCCCTCGACCCGCCGGGCGGCGCCGTCGGGCGGGCGATCGCGGGGCGCCTGCTGCCGGAGGCCGCGGTCGGAACCATCCTCGATCGGTTCAAGAGCCTCGTCGAGACCGGCGAGATTCCGTCCCTGGAGAAGAATCCCTCCGCGCGCGGCACCGGCGACCGGATTTAG
- a CDS encoding DUF6293 family protein, with the protein MQVHIVPVGFDYDRLIAPLVRDQLDVDRVVLLEGAVGSEANVEYSRNLADKLDKDFTNLLGAETEQFVVEDVYDYDAAFEQAYDLINSELDSGGEVWVNVSAMPRTVSFAFATAAHSIMVEREGDRDRIHTYYTVPEKYLETELAEELRAHRDLLSDLLEGDVEDDRVEEHLEVADDLLEEFDERGTTIGAKKFGDSHIIELPVASFSNVKPFEELILFTLGEHGEFESVSELAQTLARELGEEYTDSFRSKVIYNVDRLGPGGKGYIEQESHGKSYRTRLSRIGELWVRSHADQSEL; encoded by the coding sequence ATGCAGGTGCACATCGTCCCGGTCGGGTTCGACTACGACCGGCTCATCGCGCCGCTCGTCCGGGATCAGCTCGACGTGGACCGCGTCGTGCTGCTGGAGGGGGCGGTCGGCAGCGAGGCGAACGTCGAGTACTCCCGGAACCTCGCCGACAAGCTCGACAAGGACTTCACGAACCTGCTGGGCGCCGAGACCGAGCAGTTCGTCGTCGAGGACGTCTACGACTACGACGCGGCCTTCGAGCAGGCCTACGACCTCATCAACAGCGAACTCGACAGCGGCGGCGAGGTCTGGGTGAACGTCTCGGCGATGCCGCGGACGGTCTCCTTCGCGTTTGCGACGGCGGCCCACTCCATCATGGTCGAACGGGAGGGCGACCGCGACCGCATCCACACTTACTACACGGTCCCGGAGAAGTACCTCGAGACCGAACTGGCCGAGGAGCTGCGCGCCCACCGCGACCTGCTCTCGGACCTCCTGGAGGGCGACGTCGAGGACGACCGCGTCGAGGAGCACCTCGAGGTGGCCGACGACCTGCTGGAGGAGTTCGACGAGCGGGGCACCACCATCGGCGCCAAGAAGTTCGGCGACAGCCACATCATCGAGCTCCCGGTCGCCTCGTTCTCGAACGTCAAGCCGTTCGAGGAGCTCATCCTCTTCACGCTCGGCGAGCACGGCGAGTTCGAGTCGGTCTCCGAGCTCGCCCAGACGCTGGCCCGCGAACTCGGCGAGGAGTACACCGACAGCTTCCGCTCGAAGGTCATCTACAACGTCGACCGGCTGGGCCCCGGCGGGAAGGGGTACATCGAGCAGGAGTCCCACGGCAAGTCCTACCGGACCCGGCTCTCGCGGATCGGCGAACTGTGGGTGCGGTCGCACGCCGACCAGTCCGAACTGTAG
- a CDS encoding CARDB domain-containing protein, whose amino-acid sequence MGKFSVFSLVVLVLVAGAAVPGAALQGGPPDHAGGGDGGGPPDHANGGDADDDDAEADGDDDAGEEEAGDEADDGPPDHANAAEEGGSESADSDSDDATTDADSDERDGESSPEGGSDSDDGPSDVVDSVLEPLDPSEDPTPETPEATPDTPSSQDDRERFPFPEETETSTPEAESEPTGTPGFPSNQSVDSTPTPDDGGASTPATTPTSSGVADPGPSVDVETGENETVASVSGVDDGENVSIDLRGPATDGRTVGVEAIDVGVGDGQAFDIGVTRPTANATDEPVSGVSLAYFDVETDLDDVERATLTLEVDADALPSDVAPEAVQVLRYHDGEWTSAETSTDGTASDAATVTAVTPGFSTFAVALPERRPLQVTDAEVPADQVRAGHEPTARATVANPSERRATESVSVSVDGETVETREVTLDGGESTTVEFELPAQAAGERSVAVEGVEAGQLQVRGADTATPAAAEESRLDVGFGIAAATFVVLAAAGTGLLASRRENWDWRR is encoded by the coding sequence ATGGGAAAGTTTTCCGTGTTCTCTCTCGTGGTGCTGGTCCTCGTGGCCGGGGCTGCGGTCCCCGGGGCCGCGCTCCAGGGCGGCCCGCCCGACCACGCCGGGGGCGGAGACGGCGGCGGTCCCCCCGACCACGCGAACGGCGGCGACGCCGACGACGATGACGCCGAAGCCGACGGTGACGACGACGCCGGCGAAGAGGAAGCGGGCGACGAGGCGGACGACGGTCCGCCGGACCACGCGAACGCCGCGGAGGAGGGAGGTTCGGAGTCGGCGGATAGTGATAGCGACGACGCCACGACCGACGCGGACTCGGACGAGCGCGACGGCGAGTCGTCGCCGGAGGGTGGGTCGGACTCCGACGACGGCCCGTCGGACGTGGTCGACTCCGTGCTCGAGCCCCTCGACCCGTCGGAGGACCCGACGCCGGAGACGCCCGAAGCGACGCCCGACACGCCCTCCTCGCAGGACGACCGGGAGCGGTTCCCCTTCCCGGAGGAGACGGAGACGTCGACCCCGGAGGCGGAGTCCGAACCGACCGGGACGCCCGGATTCCCATCGAACCAGTCGGTCGACTCGACGCCGACCCCGGACGACGGCGGTGCGTCCACTCCAGCCACAACTCCGACGAGTTCGGGCGTGGCTGACCCGGGGCCGTCGGTCGACGTCGAGACCGGTGAGAACGAAACCGTCGCGTCGGTCTCGGGCGTCGACGACGGCGAGAACGTCTCGATCGATCTGCGCGGCCCGGCGACCGACGGCCGGACCGTCGGCGTCGAGGCAATCGACGTCGGCGTCGGCGACGGGCAAGCCTTCGACATCGGGGTGACCCGCCCCACGGCGAACGCGACCGACGAACCGGTTTCCGGGGTCTCGCTCGCGTACTTCGACGTCGAGACCGACCTGGACGACGTCGAGCGGGCGACGCTGACCCTCGAGGTCGACGCGGACGCCCTGCCGTCGGACGTCGCCCCCGAGGCCGTCCAGGTACTGCGGTACCACGACGGCGAGTGGACGAGCGCGGAGACCTCGACCGACGGGACCGCCAGCGACGCGGCGACGGTCACCGCCGTGACGCCGGGCTTCTCGACGTTCGCGGTCGCCCTGCCGGAACGGCGGCCGCTGCAGGTCACCGACGCCGAGGTGCCGGCCGACCAGGTCCGGGCGGGCCACGAACCCACCGCCCGCGCGACGGTCGCCAACCCCAGCGAACGACGGGCGACCGAGTCGGTGTCGGTCTCCGTCGACGGCGAGACCGTCGAGACCCGCGAGGTGACCCTCGACGGCGGCGAGTCCACCACGGTCGAGTTCGAACTGCCGGCCCAGGCGGCCGGCGAGCGCTCGGTCGCCGTCGAGGGCGTCGAGGCCGGCCAGTTGCAGGTCCGCGGCGCGGACACCGCGACGCCCGCGGCGGCCGAGGAGAGCCGTCTCGACGTCGGATTCGGCATCGCGGCGGCGACCTTCGTCGTGCTCGCCGCTGCGGGGACCGGCCTCCTCGCCTCTCGACGCGAGAACTGGGACTGGCGGCGCTGA
- a CDS encoding VanZ family protein, with amino-acid sequence MTRSLPPAPRPLRYAGVAACAVVILYASVLEPGDGAATTLFGVGATVYLHFLAYGGLAGAIGYARLAADGRTLAAAAGTATLFGVIVELVQGTISYRTMSAFDVVVNGVGGVAGTLLWRGLAPLFGAERP; translated from the coding sequence GTGACACGCTCGCTGCCGCCGGCGCCCCGGCCGCTCCGCTACGCCGGGGTGGCCGCCTGCGCAGTCGTTATCCTCTACGCCTCGGTGCTCGAACCGGGCGACGGCGCCGCCACGACGCTCTTCGGCGTCGGCGCGACCGTCTACCTGCACTTCCTCGCCTACGGGGGGCTTGCCGGCGCCATCGGGTACGCTCGACTGGCCGCGGACGGTCGGACGTTGGCCGCGGCGGCTGGTACCGCGACGCTGTTCGGCGTCATCGTCGAACTCGTCCAGGGGACAATTTCCTATCGGACGATGAGCGCCTTCGACGTGGTCGTCAACGGCGTCGGGGGCGTCGCCGGAACGCTGCTGTGGCGCGGTCTCGCTCCGCTATTCGGCGCGGAACGACCGTGA
- a CDS encoding signal peptidase I, with translation MHPTLRSVPWLRTILVLGAAAMVLGAAFGQPVLLAYVETGSMEPTIETGDGFVVVPAVVAGDPEVGDVVVFQAESIQGGGPTTHRIVGETDRGYETRGDANPFTDQDGGEPYVTADRVSAKAVTVGGDPIVIPHLGTAIMSLEGALSTATDSIPVSGTSVLVALGALLIAAGTFLGGRSVDRDVARSRWRPGSYPTSELLLAGAVAFAGVTVAGTVLASGPAVYGLVAVDGGDVDDPLVVEPGGTTTLTRQVENPGLVPTVVVYDGGPGVESTPESRLVAPRGSASFSVTIAAPDEPARFERGAYEHHYPAVLPPSLIAALHGVHPWLALAATATVSGGAVVLVGRFVLPADRIRVRSSARRPW, from the coding sequence GTGCACCCGACGCTCCGCTCCGTCCCGTGGCTACGAACGATCCTCGTGCTCGGAGCCGCGGCGATGGTCCTCGGCGCGGCGTTCGGCCAGCCCGTCCTGCTCGCGTACGTCGAGACCGGCAGCATGGAACCGACCATCGAGACCGGCGACGGGTTCGTGGTCGTCCCTGCGGTCGTCGCGGGGGACCCCGAAGTCGGCGACGTCGTCGTCTTCCAGGCCGAGTCCATCCAGGGCGGCGGACCCACCACCCACCGGATCGTCGGCGAGACGGACCGGGGGTACGAGACCAGGGGCGACGCCAACCCGTTCACCGACCAGGACGGCGGCGAGCCGTACGTGACGGCCGACCGCGTCAGCGCGAAGGCCGTGACCGTCGGCGGCGACCCGATCGTGATCCCGCACCTCGGGACCGCGATCATGTCTCTGGAGGGCGCGCTGTCGACCGCGACCGACTCGATCCCCGTGAGCGGGACCTCGGTGCTCGTCGCGCTCGGCGCGCTCCTGATCGCCGCTGGGACGTTCCTCGGCGGCCGGAGCGTCGACCGGGACGTCGCGCGGAGCCGGTGGCGGCCGGGGAGCTATCCGACCTCGGAGCTGCTGCTCGCCGGTGCCGTCGCGTTCGCCGGCGTCACGGTCGCGGGGACGGTCCTCGCGTCGGGCCCCGCAGTCTACGGCCTGGTCGCGGTCGACGGGGGAGACGTCGACGACCCCCTCGTCGTCGAACCTGGCGGGACGACGACGCTCACCCGCCAGGTCGAGAACCCGGGACTGGTCCCCACAGTCGTCGTCTACGACGGGGGGCCGGGCGTCGAGTCGACGCCGGAATCGCGGCTCGTCGCGCCGCGAGGTTCGGCGTCGTTCTCGGTGACGATAGCGGCCCCGGACGAGCCGGCGCGGTTCGAGCGCGGCGCGTACGAGCATCACTACCCGGCCGTGCTCCCGCCGTCGCTCATCGCCGCGCTCCATGGCGTCCACCCCTGGCTCGCCCTGGCCGCGACGGCCACCGTGTCCGGCGGTGCCGTCGTTCTCGTCGGCCGGTTCGTACTGCCGGCGGACCGCATCCGCGTCCGGAGTTCCGCTCGTCGGCCGTGGTAA